In one window of Poriferisphaera corsica DNA:
- a CDS encoding ABC transporter ATP-binding protein — protein sequence MTQTMTQTAAAESMTSDSVVKCVKLSKIFKDFWLRNRVKAVDSIDFDIKRGEVFGLLGPNGSGKSTTIKMILGLLHSTAGHIAVFGQMPRDVNTKKMIGYLPEESYLYRFLNARETLDYYGKLFHQNRRQRKQRIDMLLEMVGLDRVAHRPIGEYSKGMQRRIGLAQALINDPQLLILDEPTTGMDPIGAKQIKDLILQLSDKGKTILLCSHQLSDVQDVCDRVAVMYGGKIRQIGTVEELLVKEETTTLKVDHLDPSIIEEIEQVLAKHNKCIDAVEHPTQRLEDLFLDIVHKAQKEGLATHGASSGGEIASFLTSEAVAGEASSESILEELVSNSQPEPVVEKEVPVEQPANTESDEAIASLMDQPKVEQAEAKKPDVSDAEKKRKKSAGDQSVIDDLL from the coding sequence ATGACGCAGACAATGACACAAACGGCCGCGGCGGAATCGATGACCTCAGATTCAGTTGTGAAATGCGTAAAATTGTCCAAGATTTTCAAGGACTTTTGGTTACGTAATCGCGTGAAGGCGGTTGATTCAATCGACTTCGATATTAAACGCGGTGAGGTTTTTGGTTTGCTTGGCCCGAACGGCTCAGGTAAGTCAACGACGATCAAGATGATTCTTGGTCTTTTGCATTCGACGGCTGGTCATATTGCGGTTTTCGGACAGATGCCGCGTGACGTGAATACAAAAAAGATGATCGGATATCTTCCTGAAGAATCGTATCTGTATCGCTTTTTGAATGCACGTGAAACGCTTGATTACTACGGAAAGCTGTTTCATCAAAACAGGCGTCAACGTAAACAACGTATCGATATGTTGCTTGAGATGGTTGGTTTGGATCGTGTCGCACATAGGCCGATTGGCGAGTATTCCAAGGGGATGCAGCGTCGTATTGGTTTGGCGCAAGCGCTGATTAACGATCCTCAACTCTTGATTTTGGATGAGCCCACAACGGGTATGGACCCGATTGGCGCGAAGCAGATCAAGGATTTGATTTTGCAGCTGTCTGACAAGGGCAAAACCATTTTGCTCTGTTCACACCAGCTATCTGATGTCCAAGATGTATGTGATCGCGTTGCGGTGATGTATGGGGGCAAGATTAGACAGATCGGTACAGTCGAAGAGTTGCTTGTGAAAGAAGAAACGACAACTCTGAAGGTCGATCATCTTGATCCATCGATTATTGAAGAAATTGAGCAAGTGCTTGCGAAGCACAATAAGTGTATTGATGCGGTCGAGCATCCAACGCAGCGGCTTGAAGATCTGTTCCTTGATATTGTTCACAAAGCTCAAAAAGAAGGCCTCGCAACACACGGTGCATCATCGGGTGGTGAGATCGCTTCGTTCCTCACATCAGAAGCGGTTGCTGGGGAAGCGAGTAGTGAGTCTATCCTTGAAGAACTCGTAAGTAACAGTCAGCCAGAGCCTGTCGTTGAAAAAGAAGTACCTGTCGAGCAGCCCGCGAATACTGAGAGCGATGAGGCTATTGCATCCTTGATGGATCAGCCTAAGGTTGAACAGGCCGAAGCGAAGAAGCCTGACGTATCTGATGCAGAGAAGAAGCGCAAGAAATCTGCAGGCGATCAGTCTGTGATTGATGACCTTCTTTAA
- the moaA gene encoding GTP 3',8-cyclase MoaA has translation MNIALPVLETRATKPIFAKGPRSLTSLQLLRISVTDRCNFRCVYCMPQQGLEFLPGRDVLSAHNIFAVCKAAKEVGITHFKLTGGEPLLRRDLCEIIAGIRKLEPVDISLTTNGVLLPQQASALKNAGLDRVTISLDTLDHTRFDAIAGKTGRFQLEDVLNGIQAANDVGFKQIKLNTVVMKGINDDEVISFAKLTTHNAWTIRFIEYMPLGNSQLLDRNSNNPLALVTENEVIKQRIEHHFGELIKISRSDEYGVGPANVFQIPGHIGRIGFISAMSRPFCENCNRLRLTANGDLRACLFDGGEINILRYCLEVNSHKKLVHAIQQSLDLKPEVHKDVGNRAMSQMGG, from the coding sequence ATGAATATTGCCTTACCAGTACTCGAAACCCGGGCTACAAAACCAATATTTGCGAAGGGGCCTAGAAGCTTAACGTCATTGCAGCTATTGCGGATTTCTGTGACAGATCGTTGTAACTTTCGTTGTGTTTATTGCATGCCACAACAAGGCTTAGAATTTCTGCCTGGACGGGATGTGCTCTCCGCTCACAACATTTTTGCGGTCTGCAAAGCTGCCAAGGAAGTAGGAATCACACATTTCAAACTCACAGGCGGTGAACCTTTACTTAGACGCGACTTATGTGAGATTATTGCTGGAATACGCAAGCTTGAACCTGTTGATATTTCACTCACAACCAATGGAGTACTGCTACCACAACAGGCATCTGCGCTGAAAAATGCGGGTTTAGATCGCGTTACGATATCTTTAGATACTCTCGATCATACCCGTTTCGATGCCATCGCGGGCAAGACAGGTCGTTTTCAACTCGAAGACGTATTAAATGGAATTCAAGCAGCCAATGATGTTGGATTTAAGCAAATAAAACTAAATACGGTCGTGATGAAGGGTATCAACGATGACGAAGTCATCTCTTTTGCGAAATTAACCACACATAATGCATGGACCATCCGCTTTATTGAATACATGCCGCTTGGGAATTCTCAATTATTAGATAGAAATTCAAATAACCCGCTAGCATTAGTCACAGAGAATGAAGTCATAAAACAGAGGATAGAGCACCATTTCGGTGAATTAATAAAAATATCTAGATCAGATGAATATGGCGTCGGCCCGGCTAATGTATTTCAAATCCCTGGGCACATCGGCCGAATTGGTTTTATTTCGGCAATGAGTCGTCCATTCTGCGAAAACTGTAACCGTCTAAGATTAACCGCTAACGGAGACCTTAGAGCATGTCTTTTTGATGGCGGCGAAATCAACATTCTTCGCTATTGTCTTGAGGTCAATTCCCACAAAAAACTAGTCCATGCAATTCAACAAAGTCTTGATCTCAAACCCGAAGTACATAAGGATGTCGGCAACCGAGCAATGAGCCAAATGGGAGGCTGA
- a CDS encoding ABC transporter permease yields MADTITNKNNSQDSNWVSWLIVYIVSIAMTVGVTMLFVAQQIQAGAVLVSVLGGLFVAYWQVRGLYMWRHVGWVKRVTVIALATLGAGSAGIFYVLDLPSMVSIILGIYAMGVSMYLGIQIVKGLLSGGHPIIGVARTLVDEAIRMRVPLVFIIVLVLLVPILPFVIDPKDFLKYRIQTFLTASMYVTSVSLSLMTLFLAVQTITSELQYKQIYLTLTKPIGRVQYLLGKWLGIVMLNAVLVIVCGVATYSFTTFLAKQQALDPLDRAAVDEQILVARQIMTPKPLDDNELQVEYENRLTKLREQDPDVYGAPGSPIMNVTDEVRSRIRKEIVEQWFSLKARQERTYVFTGLMTAKEYGKKYGQPLQLRLNPDALGSTDDRMVTLLVKVGGLRYVFPNIASNQSNGVRLAEDFFHVLEVDSSMIDDLGQLVVTIRNPVLRSGEQPTISFKKGNGLEVYYRVGSFEVNLFKSMAMIWLKLVFLAMLGLTMGSFLGFPTACLAALLIYFAASGSEFLFESLDSYAKYPRGDLSWGAWVFSLKDILASKFSSDKPMDGVRVLIRMIGEVFMTFVPRFGYYSPTEQLTDGRVVTTRELASAFMWLGMIWTFVIGVIAYLIFRSRELARVTV; encoded by the coding sequence TTGGCTGATACGATCACAAACAAGAATAATAGCCAGGACTCAAATTGGGTGTCATGGTTGATCGTTTATATTGTATCGATTGCGATGACGGTTGGCGTTACGATGCTTTTCGTTGCGCAACAGATTCAAGCAGGGGCGGTGCTAGTGTCCGTGCTTGGAGGATTATTTGTCGCATATTGGCAAGTACGTGGTCTATATATGTGGCGACATGTGGGTTGGGTCAAGCGTGTAACCGTGATTGCGTTGGCGACTTTAGGAGCAGGTAGTGCGGGTATTTTCTACGTACTAGATTTGCCAAGCATGGTCTCGATTATTCTTGGCATTTATGCCATGGGTGTTTCGATGTATCTGGGCATTCAGATTGTAAAGGGTCTGTTGTCTGGTGGACATCCAATTATCGGTGTTGCGCGAACATTGGTTGATGAAGCCATCCGTATGCGGGTGCCATTAGTGTTCATCATTGTGCTGGTTTTGCTTGTGCCGATTCTTCCTTTTGTAATCGATCCAAAAGATTTTCTTAAATATCGGATTCAAACATTCCTTACCGCATCAATGTATGTGACTTCAGTTTCATTATCGTTAATGACATTGTTCTTAGCGGTTCAGACGATCACTAGTGAATTGCAGTATAAGCAGATTTATCTAACACTGACCAAGCCTATTGGCCGTGTTCAGTACCTGCTTGGCAAGTGGCTTGGGATTGTGATGCTGAATGCAGTGCTTGTTATTGTGTGTGGTGTTGCAACTTATTCATTTACAACATTTCTTGCGAAGCAACAGGCATTAGATCCCTTGGATCGAGCAGCTGTTGATGAACAAATTCTTGTTGCGCGTCAGATCATGACACCTAAGCCGTTAGATGATAATGAGCTTCAAGTTGAGTATGAAAATCGCTTGACGAAATTGCGAGAGCAAGATCCAGATGTTTATGGTGCGCCTGGGTCACCCATCATGAATGTCACGGACGAAGTGCGTAGTAGAATTCGCAAAGAGATTGTTGAACAATGGTTCTCATTAAAAGCTCGCCAAGAACGCACATATGTTTTTACGGGCTTAATGACGGCTAAAGAATATGGTAAAAAATACGGTCAACCACTCCAATTACGTTTGAATCCAGATGCTCTTGGATCGACTGATGATCGGATGGTGACATTGCTGGTTAAGGTTGGCGGCTTGCGTTATGTTTTCCCAAATATTGCATCGAATCAATCAAATGGTGTGCGATTAGCGGAAGATTTTTTCCATGTCCTAGAAGTTGATTCCTCAATGATCGATGATCTTGGACAATTGGTTGTTACAATTCGTAACCCAGTTTTGCGTAGCGGCGAACAGCCGACAATTAGTTTTAAAAAGGGGAATGGGCTCGAAGTTTATTACCGAGTAGGTTCGTTCGAAGTTAATCTGTTCAAGTCCATGGCCATGATTTGGCTGAAGCTTGTATTCCTTGCGATGCTTGGGCTAACGATGGGCTCCTTCTTGGGCTTTCCAACAGCTTGCTTGGCTGCACTTCTTATATACTTCGCAGCTTCAGGTAGCGAATTTTTATTCGAATCATTAGATAGCTACGCAAAGTATCCCAGAGGGGATCTGAGTTGGGGGGCATGGGTTTTCAGCTTAAAAGATATTCTTGCGAGCAAATTCTCTTCTGATAAGCCGATGGATGGTGTGCGTGTTTTAATTCGAATGATCGGCGAGGTATTCATGACGTTTGTTCCACGTTTTGGTTATTACAGCCCTACAGAACAGTTGACGGATGGTCGAGTCGTCACGACTCGAGAGCTAGCCAGTGCATTCATGTGGCTTGGTATGATCTGGACGTTTGTGATCGGTGTAATCGCATACCTCATATTCAGATCACGCGAGTTAGCTCGTGTCACTGTGTAG
- a CDS encoding D-hexose-6-phosphate mutarotase, with protein MNHVNQSIEDLNEYFSIDDVLRFEIGEGGLTRAVITHNLCKGELYLHGAHISRFQPSGFADILFLSSNSQYEADQPIRGGVPIVFPWFGPNKHDNNLPMHGYARTMEWQMARADYHSSKLVLELKAYIAPFELQYFVAFSEHLTMTLRVNNPTDEVHQFEEALHTYFSVGDITKVTIRGLEYDSFINKIDHFRIHEGESNPITITGETDRVYIDTAGTSEIVDPTLRRRIFIDKHHSKSTVVWNPWIDKSQRMTDFKDDEWKQMVCIESANVDKNIVQLQPHRFHEMTTVIRPIAY; from the coding sequence ATGAATCATGTCAATCAATCAATCGAAGATCTCAATGAGTATTTCAGCATTGATGATGTCTTGCGTTTCGAAATTGGAGAAGGTGGGCTAACCCGTGCGGTCATCACACACAATCTTTGTAAAGGCGAGTTGTATTTGCATGGCGCACATATTTCCCGATTTCAGCCAAGTGGTTTCGCGGATATACTCTTTTTAAGCTCTAACTCACAATATGAAGCCGATCAACCGATCCGCGGTGGTGTCCCAATCGTGTTCCCTTGGTTTGGGCCAAACAAGCACGATAACAATTTACCAATGCATGGCTATGCTAGAACAATGGAATGGCAAATGGCTCGCGCGGATTACCATTCAAGTAAACTTGTTCTCGAACTCAAAGCATACATTGCCCCATTCGAATTACAGTACTTCGTAGCATTCAGTGAACACCTCACAATGACACTTCGTGTCAATAATCCAACGGACGAAGTTCATCAATTCGAAGAAGCATTACACACCTATTTTTCTGTTGGTGACATCACAAAAGTAACTATTCGAGGATTAGAGTATGATTCGTTTATAAATAAAATTGATCATTTCCGTATACACGAAGGTGAAAGCAATCCTATCACAATCACGGGTGAAACTGATCGTGTGTATATTGATACTGCGGGCACGTCGGAGATCGTTGACCCCACTCTCCGAAGACGTATTTTCATAGATAAACATCATTCAAAATCAACCGTCGTGTGGAATCCATGGATCGATAAATCACAACGGATGACCGATTTCAAAGACGATGAATGGAAACAGATGGTATGTATAGAATCTGCTAACGTCGATAAAAACATCGTACAACTTCAGCCGCATCGATTCCATGAAATGACCACAGTCATCAGGCCTATTGCTTATTAA